From one Salinibacterium hongtaonis genomic stretch:
- a CDS encoding NYN domain-containing protein, with protein sequence MVKPNDLLAVLVDADNISPARIGAVLTEVARFGTASVKRVYGDWTMPQLGSWKSSASEHVIQPIQQFANTVGKNATDSALIIDAMDLLYTRRFQGFCIVSSDSDFTRLASRIREEGVTVYGFGERKTPEAFRNACDQFTYLDVLEAPAAETAVSTLARVPSLKLRGDTKLVAGLRTCVATASGEDGWANLSDVGKLMRKQQADFDPRNWGYSKLSELIRATELFLVQAGSAGALRVQSKNKIAA encoded by the coding sequence ATGGTGAAGCCCAATGACCTCCTTGCTGTCCTCGTCGATGCAGACAACATCTCCCCGGCGAGAATCGGGGCGGTCCTGACAGAGGTTGCGCGATTCGGCACCGCATCCGTAAAACGGGTCTACGGCGACTGGACGATGCCGCAGCTCGGTAGCTGGAAGTCCAGCGCGAGCGAGCATGTGATTCAGCCGATACAGCAGTTCGCGAACACGGTCGGCAAAAACGCGACCGACAGCGCACTGATCATCGACGCTATGGATCTGCTCTACACGCGACGGTTTCAGGGGTTTTGCATCGTTTCGTCCGACAGCGACTTCACTCGGCTTGCCTCGCGCATACGAGAAGAAGGCGTCACGGTGTACGGATTCGGAGAGCGCAAGACGCCGGAGGCATTCCGAAACGCCTGTGACCAGTTCACCTACCTTGATGTGTTGGAGGCGCCAGCGGCGGAGACCGCTGTGTCGACGCTGGCCCGGGTGCCCTCCCTCAAGCTGCGCGGTGATACCAAGCTGGTGGCGGGGCTCCGCACCTGCGTTGCGACCGCATCGGGGGAAGACGGCTGGGCAAACCTCTCCGACGTAGGCAAGCTCATGCGCAAGCAGCAGGCCGACTTCGACCCGCGCAACTGGGGTTACAGCAAACTTTCCGAACTCATACGAGCGACGGAACTCTTTTTGGTCCAAGCCGGATCTGCCGGCGCGCTCCGAGTGCAAAGCAAGAACAAGATCGCGGCCTGA
- a CDS encoding MarR family winged helix-turn-helix transcriptional regulator, producing MPIVDHMVCFSLYSATRATTRAYTELLEPWGLTYTQYLVLVVLWAEGPQPVHEMGSLLQLDSGTLSPLLKRMQSKGLLERRRDSDDNRVVTIVPTEKAIELRDELDHIPLAIAQATGLPDVGAAQELIETLQRLTLAMREINSNERQPTP from the coding sequence ATGCCGATCGTTGACCACATGGTCTGTTTCTCGCTCTACTCCGCAACGCGGGCAACGACGCGCGCCTATACCGAGCTGCTCGAACCGTGGGGGCTCACCTACACCCAGTACCTCGTTCTCGTCGTACTCTGGGCGGAGGGGCCGCAGCCAGTGCACGAGATGGGGTCGTTGCTCCAGCTCGACTCGGGCACCCTCTCGCCCCTGCTGAAGCGGATGCAATCAAAGGGTCTTCTTGAACGCCGACGCGACAGCGACGACAACCGGGTGGTCACGATCGTGCCCACCGAAAAGGCGATCGAACTTCGCGACGAACTGGACCACATCCCGCTCGCCATCGCACAGGCGACCGGCCTGCCCGATGTCGGCGCAGCCCAAGAACTGATCGAAACACTTCAGCGGCTCACGCTCGCAATGCGCGAGATCAACTCCAACGAAAGGCAACCGACGCCGTGA
- a CDS encoding GNAT family N-acetyltransferase: protein MIDTAGALRIAPATDVPEADMVGVFGVRGDPAHCFCQYFKLRGREWNTSDGEKRRMLCDDREQAIAEARHGPGLVAYLGDEAVGWCAVEPRVAYPRLLASNHLRSTEHPRDDPSVWAVTCFVVKVGFRRRGIAGELLSAAVDAARAGGARTVEGYAVDTSRGRLSAAELYHGPLSLFVAAGFRVVGRPGEPGTVLVELGL from the coding sequence GTGATCGACACCGCGGGAGCGCTGCGCATCGCGCCAGCGACAGACGTGCCAGAGGCCGACATGGTCGGAGTCTTTGGGGTGCGCGGTGACCCCGCCCATTGCTTCTGCCAGTACTTCAAGCTGCGGGGCCGTGAATGGAACACCAGCGACGGCGAGAAGCGGCGGATGCTCTGCGACGACCGCGAACAGGCGATCGCCGAGGCGCGCCACGGCCCAGGACTTGTCGCGTATCTCGGCGACGAGGCGGTCGGCTGGTGCGCCGTCGAGCCGCGGGTTGCCTACCCGCGGCTTCTCGCATCGAACCATCTGCGCTCGACGGAACATCCCCGCGACGATCCCTCCGTGTGGGCAGTGACATGCTTCGTGGTGAAGGTGGGGTTTCGGCGGCGCGGCATCGCCGGTGAACTGCTATCGGCAGCGGTCGACGCGGCCCGCGCTGGCGGGGCCCGCACCGTTGAGGGGTATGCGGTCGACACCTCCCGGGGCAGGCTGAGCGCGGCCGAGCTCTATCACGGCCCCCTCTCGCTGTTCGTGGCGGCCGGGTTTCGCGTCGTGGGCAGGCCGGGGGAGCCCGGGACTGTTCTCGTGGAGTTGGGGCTCTGA
- a CDS encoding Ppx/GppA phosphatase family protein: protein MTRVAAFDCGTNSLRLLIADVEKGALADVVRTLQVVRLGEGVDRTGRFDDAALARTLEVTRHYAQTCREHGVERMRFVATSATRDAANRQEFIGSVRGILGIEPEVISGTEEAQLSFLGAASVLPASPGEQRLVVDLGGGSTELVLGDTAPTAAYSMDVGCVRLTERWVRTDPPSENEVAGIRGDVEAALDAAEGQIDLPAATDVIGVAGTVTTITAHALRLTAYEPDVINGSRLPLDAVLAACGELAAMPREERAALPFMHPGRVDVIAAGAVIWAAVLERVAQAGALTTVTTSEHDILDGIALQLGRRPA, encoded by the coding sequence ATGACCCGTGTCGCCGCCTTCGATTGCGGAACCAACTCGCTGCGGTTGCTGATCGCCGACGTCGAGAAGGGGGCGCTCGCCGACGTTGTGCGAACGCTCCAGGTCGTGCGCCTCGGCGAGGGCGTCGACCGCACTGGGCGCTTCGATGATGCAGCGCTCGCTCGCACCCTCGAGGTGACCCGCCACTATGCCCAAACCTGTCGCGAACACGGGGTTGAACGCATGCGCTTCGTTGCAACATCGGCGACGAGGGATGCCGCCAACCGTCAGGAATTCATCGGCAGTGTGCGCGGCATCCTGGGCATCGAGCCCGAGGTGATCTCCGGCACAGAAGAAGCGCAGCTGTCGTTTCTCGGCGCGGCGAGCGTGCTGCCCGCGTCGCCGGGGGAGCAGCGCCTCGTGGTCGATTTGGGCGGAGGCTCGACAGAGCTCGTTCTCGGCGACACGGCCCCGACCGCCGCGTACTCGATGGATGTCGGATGCGTTCGCCTGACGGAGCGATGGGTGCGCACCGACCCGCCGAGCGAGAACGAAGTCGCGGGGATTCGCGGCGACGTAGAGGCGGCCCTGGATGCGGCAGAGGGCCAGATCGACCTGCCGGCAGCGACCGACGTGATCGGCGTGGCCGGAACCGTCACGACCATCACCGCCCACGCCCTGCGGCTCACGGCCTATGAACCGGACGTGATCAATGGCTCCCGGTTGCCGCTCGATGCCGTGCTGGCGGCCTGCGGCGAACTGGCGGCGATGCCCAGGGAGGAGCGGGCGGCATTGCCCTTTATGCACCCGGGCCGGGTGGACGTGATCGCAGCGGGCGCGGTGATCTGGGCTGCGGTGCTTGAGCGAGTCGCGCAGGCGGGCGCGCTCACCACGGTCACCACGAGCGAGCACGACATTCTCGACGGCATCGCGCTGCAGCTGGGCCGCCGCCCGGCCTAA
- a CDS encoding iron chaperone, giving the protein MTEAKRTDAGSSDGFTADERAAMKERAAELREEKKRSKAADKKERDAQDVVNAIAAMPDTDRALAERLHALIVAAAPSLDPKLWYGMPAYALNGKIVCFVQPAEKFKTRYTTLGFNEDAQLDDGTMWPTAYAITAMTAANEKRISDLVSQAAAAPAQAQ; this is encoded by the coding sequence GTGACCGAGGCAAAGAGGACCGACGCGGGCTCGTCCGACGGGTTCACGGCAGACGAGCGTGCCGCCATGAAGGAGCGCGCCGCCGAATTGCGAGAAGAGAAGAAGCGCAGCAAAGCGGCGGATAAGAAGGAGCGAGACGCACAGGATGTCGTCAACGCCATTGCGGCGATGCCCGACACCGACCGTGCGCTCGCCGAACGCCTGCACGCCCTCATTGTCGCCGCGGCACCCTCACTCGACCCCAAGCTCTGGTACGGCATGCCCGCCTATGCGCTCAATGGCAAGATCGTGTGCTTCGTGCAGCCCGCAGAAAAGTTCAAGACCCGCTACACGACGCTCGGCTTTAACGAAGATGCCCAGCTCGATGACGGCACCATGTGGCCGACCGCCTATGCCATCACGGCGATGACCGCCGCGAACGAGAAGCGCATCAGTGACCTCGTTTCGCAGGCAGCGGCCGCACCTGCCCAAGCTCAGTAG
- a CDS encoding DoxX family protein, giving the protein MTRVAKRGLLQQLVEPKPPTSKLRSGVRIALGAMLAFAGTTHLTVAREEFQAQVPEFVPLDTDVVVVASGIVEITLGAALILLAKRRVPVGLVVALFFIAIFPGNIAQWVHARDGFGLDTDSKRFIRLFFQPVLVAAALWSTAAWRDRPRLGARR; this is encoded by the coding sequence ATGACTAGGGTCGCCAAGCGAGGGCTGTTACAGCAGCTCGTGGAGCCGAAGCCCCCCACGTCGAAGCTGCGATCGGGCGTTCGAATCGCCCTGGGCGCCATGCTTGCGTTCGCGGGGACCACGCACCTCACGGTGGCCCGCGAGGAATTTCAGGCCCAGGTGCCGGAGTTCGTTCCGCTTGATACCGACGTGGTCGTTGTCGCATCCGGCATCGTCGAGATCACCCTCGGTGCCGCCCTCATCCTGCTCGCCAAGCGTCGGGTGCCCGTCGGGCTCGTCGTCGCGCTTTTCTTTATCGCGATCTTTCCCGGCAACATCGCCCAATGGGTTCACGCGCGGGATGGGTTCGGACTCGACACCGACTCCAAGCGTTTCATTCGCCTGTTCTTTCAGCCCGTTCTTGTGGCAGCCGCCCTGTGGTCGACGGCAGCATGGCGCGATCGCCCGCGGCTCGGCGCGCGGCGCTAG
- a CDS encoding alpha/beta fold hydrolase: MTPSARSSAIILVPGHWLGAWAWDEVREHLNTDTTRAIALTLPGLDGNDPDRATKTLEDQAAAILDALGQAGASEDNPATLVAHSGANAPVSLVIDRHPELVHRVVWVDSGPVASGSIFAPDLPSEVEELALPPFEALGQQASLEGLSPEVLERFRAKAVPEPGPVLRQAVELTNERRRRVRTTLACCSMSSAQVLELARAGHPMFTEVATLENVDVIDLPTGHWPMWSRPRDLAEIIKSEASRSY; encoded by the coding sequence ATGACACCTTCTGCACGCAGCTCAGCCATCATTCTCGTTCCCGGCCACTGGCTGGGCGCTTGGGCGTGGGATGAGGTCCGTGAGCACCTGAACACCGACACCACCCGCGCGATCGCACTGACCCTGCCCGGGCTCGACGGCAACGATCCTGATCGTGCGACGAAGACTCTCGAAGATCAGGCTGCGGCCATCCTCGACGCCCTCGGCCAGGCCGGGGCCTCCGAGGATAACCCCGCAACCCTCGTCGCGCACAGCGGCGCAAACGCTCCCGTCAGCCTGGTCATCGACCGGCATCCGGAGCTTGTTCACCGAGTGGTGTGGGTTGACTCCGGGCCCGTGGCGTCGGGCAGCATCTTCGCCCCCGATCTCCCGTCAGAGGTTGAGGAGCTTGCCCTGCCACCCTTCGAGGCGCTCGGGCAGCAGGCGAGCCTTGAGGGCCTGAGCCCCGAGGTGCTGGAGCGCTTTCGCGCCAAGGCGGTGCCCGAGCCGGGGCCAGTGCTTCGCCAAGCCGTCGAACTGACGAACGAGCGCCGCCGCAGGGTGCGCACCACGCTCGCGTGCTGTTCGATGTCGAGCGCGCAGGTGCTGGAGCTGGCCCGCGCTGGCCACCCCATGTTTACCGAGGTCGCCACCCTCGAGAATGTCGATGTCATCGATCTCCCCACGGGGCACTGGCCCATGTGGAGCCGTCCGCGCGACCTGGCGGAGATCATTAAGTCAGAGGCTTCTCGAAGCTACTGA
- a CDS encoding dihydrofolate reductase family protein → MVSLICFGITSLDGYVNDESGSFDWSRPDEQVHRYVNNVVRSVGTFLYGRRMYEVMKAWDGEEILDGAPDYIREFAELWRATDKVVYSATLPTPTAENTRLEYPLDIDEIRRMKSDAASDISIAGPTIAAEVARAGLVDEWVQLVSPVIVGGGTPFYPAHAHLQLDLVDERRFRNGVVALRYRALS, encoded by the coding sequence ATGGTCTCCCTGATCTGCTTCGGAATAACCTCTCTCGATGGTTACGTCAACGATGAGTCCGGTTCATTTGACTGGAGCAGGCCCGATGAGCAGGTGCACCGCTACGTCAACAATGTGGTGCGCTCGGTGGGCACTTTTCTCTACGGTCGGCGCATGTATGAGGTCATGAAAGCCTGGGACGGCGAAGAGATCCTAGACGGGGCGCCCGACTACATCCGCGAGTTCGCCGAGCTGTGGCGAGCCACCGACAAGGTCGTGTACTCGGCGACCCTGCCGACTCCGACGGCAGAGAACACGCGTCTCGAATACCCGCTCGATATCGACGAGATTCGCAGAATGAAGTCGGATGCCGCATCCGACATTTCTATCGCCGGCCCCACGATCGCAGCGGAGGTCGCCCGTGCCGGGCTCGTCGACGAATGGGTGCAGCTGGTTTCGCCCGTGATCGTGGGCGGCGGCACGCCGTTCTATCCCGCGCACGCCCATCTGCAGCTCGACCTCGTCGACGAGCGCAGGTTTCGAAACGGGGTTGTGGCCCTGCGCTATCGAGCGCTGTCCTGA
- a CDS encoding organic hydroperoxide resistance protein, producing MNILYTAEALSTGKGRDGHVTTPDGILDMDVVPPKELGGSGAGTNPEQLFAAGYAACFHSAIHAVARSKKITVENSTVGGRVNLGSNGEGGFQLAVELEVVLPELPAELAQELVDAAHQVCPYSNATRGNIEVTVRVSDD from the coding sequence GTGAACATCCTCTACACCGCAGAAGCCCTCTCCACGGGAAAGGGGCGGGACGGCCATGTGACGACCCCCGACGGCATCCTCGACATGGACGTCGTGCCGCCGAAGGAGCTGGGCGGGTCTGGTGCTGGCACGAACCCTGAGCAGCTCTTTGCTGCGGGCTACGCCGCATGCTTCCACTCCGCCATTCACGCCGTTGCCCGAAGCAAGAAGATCACGGTCGAGAACTCCACCGTTGGTGGGCGAGTAAACCTGGGCTCGAACGGCGAAGGCGGGTTCCAGCTGGCCGTTGAGCTTGAAGTTGTTCTCCCCGAACTGCCCGCTGAGCTCGCACAGGAGCTCGTCGACGCAGCCCACCAGGTGTGCCCCTACTCCAACGCCACCCGCGGCAACATCGAGGTCACCGTGCGGGTATCTGATGACTAG
- a CDS encoding helix-turn-helix transcriptional regulator: protein MKRVERLHALSEMLRRNGARGCSAERLAREFGVSVRTVKRDLAALENSGAPVWSRPGPGGGYGLAVGASLPPVSLSSAQAVALMAAVSAASDAPYADLAAAGVQKILDVLDPRTRAQADELAGRVWVNTAPSSSRAIRSALEEGMAEQRVIRIRFTSATGATTTRDVEPVLFASTNGQWYLVGWCRLRTAMRWFTVSRIERATVTGAACSGHGIHEVGEPPANARPVHGRDD, encoded by the coding sequence ATGAAGCGGGTCGAGCGACTCCACGCGCTCTCCGAAATGCTGCGCCGGAACGGAGCTCGGGGATGCTCCGCCGAACGACTGGCCAGAGAGTTCGGCGTCTCCGTGCGCACCGTGAAGCGAGACCTCGCGGCGCTCGAGAACAGCGGCGCACCCGTATGGTCGCGCCCCGGCCCTGGCGGTGGCTACGGGTTGGCCGTAGGCGCATCCCTGCCCCCTGTCAGCCTGTCGTCGGCTCAGGCGGTGGCGCTCATGGCGGCCGTGTCTGCTGCATCCGATGCACCCTATGCCGATCTGGCGGCGGCCGGAGTTCAGAAGATCCTGGATGTTCTCGACCCGAGAACCCGCGCACAGGCCGACGAGTTGGCCGGCCGTGTGTGGGTCAATACCGCTCCCTCGTCGTCGCGCGCCATCCGGTCGGCGCTGGAGGAGGGAATGGCCGAGCAGCGAGTGATCCGCATTCGCTTCACCTCGGCGACGGGGGCGACCACGACACGCGACGTTGAACCCGTGCTGTTCGCGTCGACGAATGGCCAGTGGTACCTCGTGGGCTGGTGCCGACTGCGCACGGCAATGCGATGGTTCACCGTGTCGCGCATTGAGCGAGCCACCGTGACGGGGGCGGCGTGCAGCGGCCATGGCATCCACGAGGTGGGAGAGCCGCCCGCGAACGCCAGGCCCGTGCACGGTCGGGACGACTGA